One region of Termitidicoccus mucosus genomic DNA includes:
- a CDS encoding segregation/condensation protein A, which yields MVPDADYRIKLPVFEGPLDLLLFLIRKNEIDIYDIPIESVTRQYLDVLRNMKELDLEIAGDFFVMAATLMEIKSRMLLPKGHHAIDPNAEDDDPIDPRYELVHQLLQYKKFKEAARELQELATFQDNKLPRLVTEEKLGEEDRPLKPVDRIDLWNAFNLVLRRLAEKLVVGEIQDEQVTVSDQMEVILEKLRTEKTFLFTSLLPERIELRMLVASFLAVLELARLGKLRVRQDDAFTDIICTARETAAHEPEETTAHEPEQRSAGIPARETPADTETSPATETAPTVLSQPQGREGSLPEMAVESGQAAAPAGADADAGDTAAQNTLETPAGPGTVTP from the coding sequence GTGGTTCCCGACGCAGATTATCGCATAAAACTCCCGGTCTTCGAAGGCCCGCTCGATCTCCTCCTTTTCCTCATCCGGAAAAACGAGATCGACATCTACGACATACCCATCGAGTCGGTCACGCGCCAGTATCTCGACGTGCTGCGCAACATGAAGGAACTCGACCTGGAAATCGCGGGCGATTTCTTCGTGATGGCGGCCACGCTCATGGAAATCAAAAGCCGCATGCTGCTGCCCAAGGGCCACCATGCCATCGATCCCAACGCCGAGGACGACGACCCCATCGACCCACGCTACGAACTCGTCCACCAGCTCCTCCAATACAAAAAATTCAAGGAAGCCGCGCGCGAATTGCAGGAACTCGCCACGTTTCAGGACAACAAGCTCCCCCGCCTCGTCACCGAGGAAAAGCTCGGCGAGGAGGACCGCCCGCTCAAGCCGGTGGACCGCATCGACCTCTGGAACGCCTTCAACCTCGTGCTCCGCCGCCTCGCCGAAAAACTCGTTGTCGGCGAAATCCAGGACGAGCAGGTCACCGTCTCCGACCAGATGGAGGTGATTCTTGAGAAACTGCGCACGGAAAAAACCTTCCTCTTCACCAGCCTCCTGCCCGAGCGCATCGAATTGCGCATGCTCGTCGCCTCGTTCCTCGCCGTGCTCGAACTTGCCCGCCTCGGCAAACTCCGCGTGCGCCAGGACGACGCCTTCACCGACATCATCTGCACCGCGCGCGAAACCGCCGCGCACGAACCGGAAGAAACCACGGCGCACGAACCGGAACAAAGGAGCGCGGGCATTCCTGCCCGCGAAACCCCGGCGGACACGGAAACATCGCCCGCAACCGAAACGGCACCAACCGTCCTGTCCCAACCACAAGGCAGGGAGGGCTCCCTACCGGAAATGGCCGTCGAATCCGGACAAGCCGCCGCTCCCGCCGGCGCGGATGCGGACGCCGGCGACACCGCCGCGCAAAACACACTTGAAACACCCGCCGGCCCCGGCACCGTGACACCGTGA
- a CDS encoding RNA polymerase sigma factor: MPFAAKRKTLVTYSQPSASGNDVVLTIAINSLLENEATAPSGATFRPAQRQSADGNCGACPADESISGTDALADLVRRAQAGNEAAQHQLIVSYQHRIAGFIYTILNRSDSIEDLAQVIFIKMLRALPKLTQPAQFESWLFRMARNACIDHIRRQRWQRFFTPIETEERVLDIPETPKTVDTEELDALRHALSKLKPKDRALLALAQEGHSQVEMAEMTGVSVVALKARLHRAREQLRQHYRHET, translated from the coding sequence TTGCCTTTCGCGGCAAAACGCAAAACGCTTGTCACCTATTCGCAACCATCGGCGTCCGGCAACGACGTCGTGCTCACTATCGCCATCAACTCGCTCTTGGAAAACGAAGCCACAGCGCCATCGGGTGCAACTTTTCGGCCTGCGCAGCGTCAATCGGCTGACGGCAATTGCGGAGCATGCCCGGCCGACGAGAGCATCTCCGGAACCGACGCCTTGGCGGACCTCGTCCGCCGGGCGCAGGCCGGAAACGAAGCAGCCCAGCACCAACTCATCGTCAGCTACCAGCACCGCATCGCCGGGTTCATTTACACCATCCTCAACCGCTCCGATTCCATCGAGGATCTGGCGCAGGTTATTTTTATCAAGATGCTCCGCGCGCTGCCCAAGCTCACGCAGCCCGCGCAGTTCGAATCGTGGCTCTTCCGCATGGCGCGCAACGCCTGCATCGACCACATCCGCCGCCAGCGCTGGCAGCGTTTTTTCACCCCCATCGAAACCGAGGAACGCGTACTCGACATCCCCGAAACACCCAAAACCGTCGACACCGAGGAACTCGACGCCCTTCGTCACGCCCTCTCCAAACTCAAGCCAAAGGACCGCGCCCTGCTCGCCCTCGCCCAGGAAGGGCACAGCCAGGTCGAAATGGCCGAGATGACCGGCGTGAGCGTCGTCGCCCTCAAAGCCCGCCTCCATCGCGCCCGTGAACAACTTCGCCAACACTACCGCCATGAAACCTGA
- a CDS encoding sigma-54-dependent transcriptional regulator — protein MRVLIVDDEPSIRKTTGLAVETMGHAVVDAPNSLRALKLLEEAPCDACFLDVNLGAENGVEVLDKILKAQPGIAVVMFTAFANISTAVEAMRRGAFDFIPKPFTPEQIRQVLEQVARTRKLEQRVKQLETQLNEQSAEIDFDSTDPAMQRALEIAFKAAATPATIMLLGSSGTGKSMLAREIHRRGAQRDGTFVTVNCPSLSRELLESELFGHVKGSFTGAVGDTLGKVASADGGTLFLDEIGELPLEIQPKLLRLLQEREYERVGEAKVRRANVRVIAATNRNLADEMKEGRFREDLFYRLSVINVTLPGLKDRPGDLMRLAMRALGFFRERMGKRLTGFAPEVSEAFVRYSWPGNLRELRNVIERAAILAAGDIIELDDLPENFQPQSDARIAVGARVTLDELEAEHIRRILASTKSLDEAARTLGIDPATLYRKRQKMGLI, from the coding sequence ATGCGCGTCCTGATTGTCGATGATGAACCCAGTATCCGCAAAACCACCGGCCTCGCCGTCGAAACGATGGGGCATGCGGTCGTGGACGCACCCAACAGCCTGCGCGCGCTCAAGCTCCTCGAGGAGGCGCCGTGCGACGCGTGTTTCCTCGATGTCAACCTCGGCGCGGAGAACGGCGTCGAGGTGCTGGACAAGATCCTGAAGGCCCAGCCCGGCATCGCGGTGGTGATGTTCACCGCGTTTGCCAACATCAGCACGGCGGTCGAGGCCATGCGGCGCGGGGCGTTTGATTTCATCCCAAAGCCGTTCACGCCTGAGCAAATTCGCCAGGTGCTCGAGCAGGTCGCGCGCACGCGCAAGCTCGAGCAGCGCGTCAAGCAACTGGAGACGCAGCTCAACGAGCAGTCCGCCGAGATTGATTTCGACTCCACCGACCCCGCGATGCAGCGCGCGCTCGAGATCGCGTTCAAGGCCGCCGCCACGCCCGCCACCATCATGCTGCTCGGGTCGAGCGGCACCGGCAAGAGCATGCTCGCCCGCGAAATCCACCGGCGCGGGGCGCAGCGCGACGGGACGTTTGTCACCGTGAACTGCCCGAGCCTTTCGCGCGAATTGCTGGAGAGCGAGTTGTTCGGCCACGTGAAAGGCTCGTTCACCGGCGCGGTGGGCGACACGCTGGGCAAGGTCGCCTCGGCGGACGGCGGCACGCTTTTTCTCGACGAAATCGGCGAGCTTCCGCTGGAAATCCAGCCGAAGCTCCTGCGCCTGCTCCAGGAGCGCGAGTATGAGCGCGTGGGCGAGGCGAAGGTGCGCCGCGCCAACGTGCGCGTCATCGCCGCCACCAATCGCAACCTCGCCGACGAGATGAAGGAAGGGCGCTTCCGCGAGGATTTGTTCTACCGGCTCAGCGTCATCAACGTCACGCTGCCCGGTCTGAAGGACCGGCCCGGCGACCTGATGCGCCTGGCAATGCGCGCGCTGGGCTTTTTCCGCGAGCGCATGGGCAAGCGCCTGACGGGTTTCGCGCCGGAGGTGAGCGAGGCGTTTGTGCGCTACTCATGGCCGGGCAACCTGCGCGAATTGCGCAATGTCATCGAGCGCGCGGCCATCCTCGCCGCGGGTGACATCATCGAACTCGACGACCTGCCGGAGAATTTCCAGCCGCAGTCCGACGCCCGCATCGCCGTCGGCGCGCGCGTGACGCTCGACGAACTCGAGGCCGAGCATATCCGCCGCATCCTGGCCTCGACGAAAAGTCTGGACGAAGCCGCGCGCACGCTGGGCATCGACCCGGCGACGCTTTATCGCAAGCGGCAGAAAATGGGGCTGATCTAA
- a CDS encoding HAMP domain-containing sensor histidine kinase: MLPLLLLLILVGVAGIMVCRNLGRSMEEKLAQSFRMVLAAHEMRDAATGVTAAIHRAQDGFELEARPEYERQRGRFKKALMAESFASAGTMRALSLEAVADAFGEMEAQGDAVFATGAPVTRENYLNAEVMFFNALKSLDTLMESDHRELQDEAKRVSEFARVGTRVLAAAIAAGIALSLWLGWRLARSILQPIESLTLSARALGDGNLDHDVPVTSRDELGELARTFNAMAAKLRAYRDAMTARVVRAQRTMEATLTSTPDPLFVIARDGSTELRNPAAEALAASPEFADGFPEPLGARIQEVLGTGVHFLPSDYNHVVMTRVGNDERFYLPRILAIGDELTGFGGAAMILQDVTKFRLLDDAKNNLVGTVSHELKSPLTSLRMAVYLLLEQNIGELSPRQRDLLETARDDADRLLRILNDILDLSRIESGRAALSRRDTPVRALLAEMAREMKPIVDDVGQRIEIEVDEAVTNVFLDPERIRHVFVNLLGNAAKYSPEGGVITLYARPAGDGSVRFGVRDQGAGIPGNEVPYVFEKFYRVPGQARKGAGLGLAIAREIVLAHGGFIACASKVGEGSDFYFHLPVAAPETQAAPA; the protein is encoded by the coding sequence ATGCTCCCACTGTTGCTGCTGCTCATTCTGGTCGGCGTGGCGGGCATCATGGTCTGCCGGAACCTCGGGCGCTCGATGGAGGAGAAGCTTGCGCAGAGTTTCCGCATGGTGCTCGCGGCGCATGAAATGCGCGACGCCGCGACCGGCGTCACCGCGGCCATCCATCGCGCGCAGGACGGTTTCGAGCTGGAGGCGCGGCCGGAATATGAGCGCCAGCGCGGGCGCTTCAAGAAGGCGCTCATGGCCGAGTCGTTTGCCTCGGCGGGCACGATGCGGGCGCTTTCCCTGGAGGCGGTGGCGGACGCCTTTGGCGAAATGGAGGCGCAGGGCGACGCGGTGTTTGCCACCGGCGCGCCGGTGACGCGCGAGAATTACCTCAATGCGGAGGTCATGTTTTTCAACGCGCTCAAGTCGCTCGACACCTTGATGGAGTCCGACCATCGCGAGCTTCAGGACGAGGCGAAGCGCGTGTCGGAGTTCGCGCGTGTCGGCACGCGCGTGCTGGCCGCGGCCATCGCGGCGGGCATCGCGCTTTCCCTCTGGCTCGGCTGGCGCCTGGCGCGCTCCATCCTCCAGCCCATCGAATCGCTCACGCTCTCGGCGCGCGCGCTCGGCGACGGCAATCTCGACCACGACGTGCCCGTCACCTCGCGGGACGAACTCGGCGAACTCGCGCGCACCTTCAACGCCATGGCCGCGAAGCTCCGCGCCTATCGCGACGCGATGACCGCGCGCGTCGTCCGCGCCCAGCGCACGATGGAGGCCACGCTCACCTCCACGCCCGACCCGCTGTTTGTCATCGCGCGCGACGGCTCCACCGAGCTGCGCAATCCCGCTGCCGAGGCGCTCGCCGCGTCGCCGGAATTCGCGGACGGGTTTCCCGAGCCGCTGGGCGCGCGCATCCAGGAAGTGCTCGGGACGGGAGTGCATTTCCTGCCGTCTGATTACAACCATGTCGTCATGACGCGGGTCGGGAACGACGAGCGGTTTTATCTGCCGCGCATCCTCGCCATCGGCGACGAGCTGACCGGTTTCGGCGGGGCGGCGATGATCCTGCAGGACGTGACCAAGTTCCGCCTGCTCGACGACGCGAAAAACAACCTCGTCGGCACCGTCAGCCACGAGCTCAAGTCGCCGCTCACCAGCCTGCGCATGGCGGTGTATCTGCTGCTCGAACAAAATATCGGCGAGCTTTCGCCGCGCCAGCGCGACCTGCTCGAAACCGCGCGCGACGACGCCGACCGCCTGCTGCGCATCCTCAACGACATCCTCGACCTCTCGCGCATCGAGAGCGGCCGCGCCGCGCTCAGCCGCCGCGACACACCCGTGCGCGCGCTGCTCGCCGAGATGGCGCGCGAAATGAAGCCCATCGTGGACGATGTCGGGCAACGCATCGAAATCGAGGTGGATGAGGCGGTCACAAACGTGTTTCTCGATCCCGAGCGCATCCGGCACGTGTTTGTCAACCTGCTCGGCAACGCGGCCAAATATTCGCCCGAGGGCGGCGTCATCACGCTCTACGCCCGCCCGGCGGGCGACGGCAGCGTGCGCTTCGGCGTGCGCGACCAGGGGGCAGGCATTCCGGGGAACGAGGTGCCGTATGTGTTCGAAAAATTCTACCGCGTGCCCGGCCAGGCGCGCAAAGGCGCCGGCCTTGGCCTGGCCATCGCGCGTGAAATCGTGCTGGCCCACGGCGGCTTCATTGCCTGCGCCAGCAAAGTGGGCGAAGGGAGCGATTTTTATTTCCATCTGCCCGTGGCCGCGCCGGAAACGCAGGCGGCGCCCGCATGA
- a CDS encoding N-acetylglucosamine kinase translates to MTYQIGIDGGGTKTECILVSPDGGIVARHIAPGCNPSVTGAARSREILSDALAALLAQAPASGGPPVVGRTLLCMAGSPGHWRETADALAGGGRYGRVEALRDSLAVLEAATEGRCGIVLHAGTGSFIVARAPDGCVHHAGALGWRLGDPAGGYEIGRLAAAAALVELQGWTPRTALAGLLCRHTGLAEPAAIVRHLYAHPEPNAYLGAFAPAVVGLAETGDAAGLAVVTEASRPLLDLAARVAERLFPGDAPADVPAFVSGRVLARPAIHAHLQARTALTLAAVTAAPIEGVRRLLLKR, encoded by the coding sequence ATGACCTACCAGATCGGCATCGACGGCGGCGGCACCAAGACCGAATGCATCCTTGTTTCGCCGGACGGCGGGATCGTCGCGAGGCACATCGCGCCCGGTTGCAACCCGAGCGTCACCGGCGCGGCCCGCTCGCGCGAGATTCTTTCCGACGCGCTCGCCGCCCTTCTGGCGCAGGCGCCGGCCTCCGGCGGGCCGCCGGTCGTCGGACGCACGCTGCTTTGCATGGCGGGCTCGCCCGGACACTGGCGCGAAACCGCGGACGCGCTTGCCGGCGGCGGACGGTATGGCCGCGTCGAGGCGTTGCGCGACTCGCTCGCGGTGCTCGAGGCCGCCACCGAAGGCCGCTGCGGCATCGTGCTCCATGCGGGGACAGGTTCCTTCATCGTCGCGCGCGCGCCGGACGGCTGCGTGCATCACGCCGGGGCGCTTGGCTGGCGCCTGGGCGATCCGGCCGGCGGTTACGAAATCGGCCGTCTCGCCGCCGCCGCCGCGCTCGTCGAGCTGCAAGGCTGGACTCCGCGTACCGCGCTGGCCGGTTTGCTTTGCCGCCACACCGGCCTCGCCGAGCCAGCTGCCATTGTCCGCCACCTCTACGCGCACCCCGAGCCCAACGCGTATCTTGGCGCGTTCGCCCCTGCGGTCGTCGGTCTGGCCGAAACCGGAGACGCCGCCGGACTGGCCGTCGTCACCGAGGCCAGCCGGCCTCTTCTCGACCTCGCCGCGCGGGTGGCGGAGAGGCTGTTCCCCGGGGATGCCCCCGCCGATGTGCCCGCTTTTGTCAGCGGACGCGTCCTAGCCCGGCCGGCCATCCATGCGCATCTCCAGGCCCGCACGGCCTTGACTCTTGCCGCCGTGACGGCCGCGCCGATCGAAGGAGTGCGCCGCTTGCTGCTGAAACGGTGA
- a CDS encoding BACON domain-containing protein has protein sequence MNKSIRKPIRRKILTFAASVLLATAALLLFRSPAKNTPPSPAAPTADVPAGAAGETAAGQVAAVDAVSAPDPAAPLSPKVRATFEKIPDGRFREEVLALAPAARTRVLRQLAARPVPAADYASLRVTPEGMLYYACVFPAAPTVASGTTPASAITPADDPSLLQSFSPSVFSTPAAAPVPISQPPVRHSRPGSRNILFLDFSGMEIRDTLWNTSAGGTGVRPLIRAKPFSLDSDTTTFSDTEQQAILLIWERVAEDFAPFDVDVTTEKPAEFIRTTGHALVTHSKDNDNRDMPGVAGGAAGIAFLDCFGEINYAEKVVNAFDTLPAASPALIYHDKLSNNSASIAYAVSHELGHNLGLHHDGPGSVIVTGGDGEDVYGYYGGHGSGATSWAPIMGNGYSRSVTQWSKGEYYSANNHEDDLAFIESKLGYREETADTSPALADALVPAADGRLGASGVLLRAGDAHLYSVNLGSAAATSSTLNPFRPADGSTANAGNTDLRLEILDASGIIVAADNPANAANATLTHTLVPGQWLLRVTSTGYGTPLAGQPTGYTDYGSIGQYTLVTNLVPSAPALPDALAASATAPRLLWHTTTASAMPWFGQAGITHDGLHAAQSGSIPAGAASILATILEGPGILGFWWKTSAASGDTLALTLTDLGSDTTSGGASGTLSYGGINTGTLTLSGSGGLGGSGTLVTGSTGGGASGTTSIPFLAASAPQLLAEISGQTNWTYHTATLTTLGAHLLEWTYLKDAATPSVAYLDQVSWAPAQTILAPIPAVRDVTSGTGQFTLAIETNTVWAAATDAPWLALAPASGTGVAILTVTHDANPMSLARRATVAITAGGLVRTTAVTQSFTIPLATALDNALTWQTGGDGDWFGQKTTMHDGAHAARSGLIRGDQQSWLQTTVSGTGLLRFWWKVSSEEEEPDAFDGMRFYIDDQEQARISGEMDWAPREFPLTTPGAHTLKWQYEKDYYLSVGTDAAWLDQVTWQTTPASLAITPSEVDVRATAGQFSIMVTSDVSWNATSGVPWLTVTPASGAGNATLTATYSANSVPAARVATLTVTAVGETRFCEVTQASASGISTVSTGSATGDTNNPGTTPGADSGGGGAASLWSLAALALLFGIRSRRKLE, from the coding sequence ATGAACAAAAGCATCCGGAAACCCATCCGCCGGAAAATCCTCACTTTTGCCGCGAGCGTGCTTCTCGCCACCGCCGCGTTGCTCCTTTTCCGTTCCCCCGCGAAAAACACCCCTCCTTCGCCCGCCGCCCCCACCGCCGATGTCCCTGCCGGTGCCGCTGGCGAAACCGCCGCCGGCCAAGTCGCCGCGGTGGACGCCGTCTCCGCGCCCGACCCCGCCGCACCCCTTTCGCCCAAAGTACGCGCCACCTTCGAAAAAATCCCTGACGGACGTTTTCGCGAAGAGGTTCTCGCCCTCGCTCCCGCAGCCCGCACCCGCGTCCTCCGCCAGCTCGCCGCGCGCCCCGTCCCCGCCGCCGATTACGCCAGCCTGCGCGTCACTCCGGAAGGCATGCTCTATTACGCCTGCGTCTTCCCCGCCGCGCCCACCGTCGCCAGCGGCACCACGCCCGCCTCTGCCATCACCCCAGCCGACGACCCCTCGCTCCTTCAGTCCTTCAGCCCTTCAGTCTTTTCCACCCCCGCTGCCGCCCCTGTTCCCATCAGCCAGCCCCCCGTTCGCCACTCCCGCCCCGGCTCTCGCAACATCCTCTTTCTCGACTTCAGCGGCATGGAAATTCGCGACACGTTATGGAACACCTCCGCCGGCGGCACCGGCGTCCGCCCGCTCATCCGCGCCAAACCCTTCTCCCTCGACAGCGACACCACCACCTTCAGCGACACCGAACAGCAAGCCATCCTCCTCATCTGGGAGCGCGTGGCCGAGGACTTCGCCCCCTTCGATGTGGATGTGACCACCGAAAAGCCAGCCGAGTTCATCCGCACCACCGGACATGCACTCGTCACTCATTCAAAAGACAATGATAACCGCGACATGCCCGGTGTTGCCGGCGGCGCCGCCGGTATCGCCTTTCTCGATTGTTTCGGCGAGATCAATTACGCCGAAAAAGTGGTCAACGCGTTCGACACCCTGCCCGCTGCCAGCCCAGCCCTCATTTATCACGACAAACTCAGCAACAACTCCGCCAGCATCGCCTACGCGGTTTCCCATGAACTCGGCCACAACCTCGGCCTCCACCACGACGGCCCCGGCAGCGTCATTGTCACCGGCGGGGATGGCGAGGACGTTTACGGCTACTACGGCGGACACGGCTCCGGCGCAACCTCTTGGGCACCCATCATGGGCAACGGTTACAGCCGCAGCGTGACGCAATGGTCCAAGGGCGAATATTACAGCGCCAACAACCACGAGGACGATCTCGCCTTCATCGAATCAAAACTCGGCTACCGCGAGGAAACCGCCGACACCTCGCCCGCGCTCGCCGATGCTCTCGTCCCCGCCGCCGACGGACGCCTAGGCGCCTCCGGCGTCCTTCTCCGCGCAGGCGACGCGCACCTTTACTCTGTCAACCTCGGCTCCGCCGCCGCCACATCCTCCACATTGAATCCCTTCCGTCCCGCCGACGGCTCCACCGCCAATGCTGGCAACACCGACCTCCGCCTCGAAATCCTCGACGCCAGCGGTATCATCGTTGCCGCCGATAACCCGGCCAATGCCGCGAATGCCACCCTCACCCACACTCTCGTCCCAGGCCAGTGGCTTCTTCGCGTCACCTCCACCGGCTACGGCACGCCTCTCGCTGGCCAGCCCACCGGCTACACCGACTACGGCAGCATCGGCCAATACACCCTAGTCACCAACCTCGTTCCCTCCGCCCCCGCGCTCCCCGACGCCCTCGCCGCCAGCGCCACCGCCCCCCGCCTCCTTTGGCACACCACCACCGCCTCCGCCATGCCTTGGTTTGGCCAGGCCGGCATCACCCACGACGGCCTCCACGCCGCGCAAAGCGGTTCCATCCCTGCCGGCGCCGCCAGCATCCTCGCCACCATCCTTGAGGGACCCGGCATCCTCGGCTTCTGGTGGAAAACCTCCGCCGCCTCTGGCGACACCCTCGCCCTCACTCTCACCGACCTCGGCTCCGACACCACCAGCGGTGGAGCCAGCGGCACCCTCAGTTACGGCGGTATCAACACCGGCACGCTGACCCTTAGCGGCTCCGGGGGCCTCGGCGGCAGCGGCACGCTTGTCACCGGCAGCACTGGCGGTGGAGCCAGCGGCACCACCAGCATCCCTTTCCTCGCCGCCTCCGCTCCGCAACTCCTCGCCGAAATCTCCGGCCAGACCAACTGGACTTATCACACCGCCACTCTCACCACCCTCGGCGCCCATCTCCTCGAATGGACTTACCTCAAGGACGCCGCCACCCCCTCCGTCGCCTACCTCGACCAAGTCAGCTGGGCGCCCGCCCAAACTATCCTCGCCCCCATCCCTGCCGTCCGCGATGTTACCAGCGGCACCGGCCAGTTTACCCTCGCCATCGAAACCAACACCGTGTGGGCCGCTGCCACCGACGCCCCTTGGCTTGCCCTCGCCCCCGCCAGCGGCACCGGCGTCGCCATCCTCACTGTCACCCACGACGCCAACCCCATGTCCCTTGCCCGCCGTGCCACCGTCGCCATTACCGCTGGCGGTCTCGTCCGTACCACCGCCGTCACCCAATCCTTCACCATCCCCCTCGCCACCGCACTCGACAACGCGCTCACTTGGCAGACCGGCGGTGACGGCGACTGGTTCGGCCAGAAAACTACCATGCACGACGGCGCGCACGCCGCGCGCAGCGGTCTCATCCGCGGCGACCAGCAAAGCTGGCTCCAAACCACTGTCAGCGGCACCGGACTTCTCCGCTTCTGGTGGAAAGTCTCGTCCGAGGAGGAGGAACCAGACGCGTTTGACGGCATGCGCTTCTACATAGACGACCAGGAACAAGCGCGGATCTCCGGGGAAATGGACTGGGCTCCCCGCGAGTTTCCCCTCACCACGCCCGGCGCACACACGCTGAAGTGGCAGTATGAAAAAGACTACTACCTGTCCGTCGGCACCGACGCCGCCTGGCTCGACCAAGTCACTTGGCAAACCACCCCCGCCTCGCTCGCCATCACGCCATCGGAGGTGGACGTGCGCGCCACTGCCGGCCAGTTCAGCATCATGGTGACATCCGACGTCTCGTGGAACGCAACCTCCGGCGTCCCATGGCTGACCGTCACCCCCGCGAGCGGTGCCGGCAATGCCACCCTCACCGCCACCTACAGTGCCAACAGCGTCCCCGCCGCACGCGTCGCCACCCTCACCGTCACCGCCGTCGGCGAAACCCGTTTCTGCGAAGTCACCCAAGCCTCTGCCAGCGGCATCTCGACTGTCTCCACCGGCTCCGCTACCGGCGACACGAACAATCCCGGCACCACTCCCGGTGCCGATAGCGGAGGAGGCGGTGCCGCCAGCCTCTGGTCGCTGGCCGCGCTCGCTTTGCTGTTTGGCATTCGCAGCCGGAGAAAACTCGAATAG
- the argS gene encoding arginine--tRNA ligase — protein MHVPFNLATELDTALKTAASAAGLDAAAFVPEVRTADPRFGDYQANGVLAYAKREKQNPRALAEKLLAALPADITARCDAAIAGPGFINFTLKPAALLAWTRAFADADALAAGAASALSGQTWVVDYSSPNTAKQMHVGHLRSAVIGEAICRLLAFSGARVIRDNHLGDWGTQFGKLIYGYKRWADPTALRREPIEELERLYKLGNEATPDGSPALEEARQELVKLQSGDPESLALWKTFSEVSQRAFDEIYARLGIRFDHYLGESFYNDKLEPVLRELTGLKIAGESQGALVVFHPEHPRFKTQPFIVRKTDGASNYATTDLATMLYRVEHFKADGIAIVTDFRQADHFEQLALTTQKWFAATGRPMPKFEHVTFGAVTDEAGKALKTRDGGTIKLKDLLDEAEQRELAIVRDKNAGRPESERFTEEECRAIARTAGIAAVQYADLSQNRSSNYVFSWDKMLALDGNTAPYLLYAVARIRSIFRKAGISPTDTNLAAAATAPETPAEIAVARKLVKFADAVRLATDTLRPHFLCLYLYELAGDYSAFNNADKVLVDDAPVRARRLLLCARTLLVLETGLHLLGLRTLERM, from the coding sequence ATGCACGTCCCGTTTAATCTCGCGACCGAACTCGACACCGCCCTCAAGACCGCCGCGTCCGCCGCCGGACTCGATGCCGCCGCATTTGTGCCCGAAGTTCGCACCGCCGACCCCCGCTTCGGCGATTATCAGGCCAATGGCGTCCTCGCCTACGCCAAACGCGAGAAACAAAACCCGCGCGCCCTCGCCGAAAAACTCCTCGCCGCCCTGCCCGCCGACATCACGGCGCGCTGCGACGCCGCCATCGCCGGCCCCGGCTTCATCAATTTCACGCTCAAGCCCGCCGCGCTCCTCGCCTGGACGCGCGCCTTCGCCGACGCCGACGCGCTCGCGGCGGGCGCAGCCTCCGCGCTTTCCGGCCAGACCTGGGTCGTCGATTACAGCTCGCCCAACACCGCGAAGCAGATGCACGTCGGCCACCTGCGCTCCGCCGTCATCGGCGAGGCCATCTGCCGCCTGCTCGCCTTTAGCGGCGCGCGCGTGATCCGCGACAACCACCTCGGCGACTGGGGCACGCAGTTCGGCAAACTCATCTACGGCTACAAACGCTGGGCCGATCCCACGGCGCTCCGGCGCGAGCCCATCGAGGAACTCGAGCGCCTCTACAAGCTTGGCAACGAAGCCACGCCCGACGGCTCGCCCGCGCTCGAGGAGGCCCGCCAGGAACTCGTGAAACTCCAGTCCGGCGACCCCGAAAGCCTCGCGCTCTGGAAAACGTTTTCCGAAGTCAGCCAGCGCGCCTTCGACGAAATCTACGCCCGCCTCGGCATCCGCTTCGACCACTACCTCGGCGAAAGTTTCTACAACGACAAACTCGAACCCGTCCTGCGCGAGCTCACCGGCCTGAAAATCGCCGGGGAAAGCCAGGGCGCGCTCGTCGTGTTTCATCCCGAGCACCCGCGCTTCAAGACCCAGCCCTTCATCGTCCGCAAGACCGACGGCGCCAGCAACTACGCCACCACCGACCTCGCCACCATGCTCTACCGCGTGGAGCACTTCAAGGCCGACGGCATCGCCATCGTCACCGACTTCCGCCAGGCCGACCATTTCGAGCAGCTCGCGCTCACCACGCAAAAATGGTTCGCCGCCACCGGCCGCCCCATGCCGAAGTTCGAGCACGTCACCTTCGGCGCCGTGACCGACGAGGCAGGCAAGGCCCTCAAGACCCGCGACGGCGGCACCATCAAGCTGAAAGACCTCCTCGACGAGGCCGAGCAGCGCGAGCTGGCCATCGTGCGGGACAAAAACGCCGGGCGCCCCGAGTCCGAGCGCTTCACCGAGGAGGAGTGCCGCGCCATCGCCCGCACCGCCGGCATCGCCGCCGTGCAATACGCCGACCTCTCGCAGAACCGCAGCAGCAACTACGTGTTTTCCTGGGACAAGATGCTCGCGCTCGACGGCAACACCGCGCCCTACCTGCTCTACGCCGTGGCGCGCATCCGCTCCATTTTCCGCAAGGCCGGTATCAGTCCGACGGATACAAACCTGGCCGCGGCGGCGACCGCGCCGGAGACGCCTGCGGAGATCGCCGTGGCGCGCAAGCTCGTGAAGTTCGCCGACGCCGTGCGCCTGGCGACCGACACGCTCCGCCCGCATTTCCTGTGCCTGTATCTCTACGAGCTGGCCGGCGACTACAGCGCCTTCAACAACGCCGACAAGGTGCTCGTGGACGACGCCCCCGTGCGCGCCCGCCGCCTGCTGCTTTGCGCGCGCACGCTTCTCGTGCTCGAGACCGGCCTGCACCTCCTCGGCCTCCGCACCCTCGAGCGCATGTGA